Proteins found in one Paralichthys olivaceus isolate ysfri-2021 chromosome 19, ASM2471397v2, whole genome shotgun sequence genomic segment:
- the cep170bb gene encoding centrosomal protein of 170 kDa protein B isoform X2, with amino-acid sequence MSVTSWFLVSSSGTRHRLPKEMIFVGREDCELMLQSRSVDKQHAVINYNTTTDEHLVKDLGSLNGTFVNDLRIPDQTYISLKVSDIVRFGYDSHVYVLEKSQHKVPEEALKHEKYSSQLQMSVKVLDETKTEQDDQMRAEKTQSGKTQDAPGCRPTPLYGQPSWWGEEDYGSKVQHSDEPHPVQKDVLSVDPDFSGPLSNSQPKMFPSYHREPSYFEIPTKDFQHPRTSGVELHEIPTKDTDIPPAPPSPPSQTPPVVQSHASFTIEFDDCRPGKIKIKDHVTKFSTRQRKQQAPPSKTTITATPAEVMSAESKVADWLVHSDVSMMRRRPTFEDVFSTKSDLAMNIKTLRGHHHEDGTQSDSEDPVLKGRSKSHHSVQSEQSEVLQHAVQSSQSIYCQPPTPTQKLHQPLQYSPTSTAPASPVAPERPLSQSPTQGPSPTTEIQKQGPPEHLTQQAFIIEFFDDNPRKKRSQSFTHNPAHTDSYSALKAKMERRKGSERPASVHGHIPPTQQMTVPLKGQSHGGPQRSSSLKREKTEGEVASLNSSSRSSPGIVIRPFGSVGKKSKLAQEFATEFLKDSSQQDSSPTRDKMSPPPMSAPPVMVSPPHVRIPSPQEPTAPSSVSYPSSPLQPPAILQSSTPTNAGQTASPVRSSGPHMSSMLPHGVRAGDIKGSQRMVRNEEDDSLSDAGTYTIETESQDKEVEEARNMIDQVFGVLDSPEYSGVNTGVYRPVINDGKDEQANLPSDGSTVDLLHGFIPAAISGPPTGPIQVPAAHVQGLEGPKWVSRWASLADSYAEPGSTPPQGESLEALRFMSSSMGTYSHDNSESESSHSSRIRRLLPQVPPEKLDSVAPSILIGHESYQGEEPLDRVSGPPHRQDSTQHLSVKDDVDPDSLSDASRSDDGPVLERTKRNQVRSGAMSPGVTGPQVRGQERVSPSNKSTSFYIGSEDHPGKPDQAQSPVQSERTREPPAKTPPTTVLIRHLSGHEPRRTGVKPNSSAPNLQIQDRDSVPTKDNCMSSFVRQESFTKERPSDTVQMKKLPHISSHPSIRDMEQRRENIEEAQLFLQEAEGTLSSLDTRFPSSGFGRSSKKGGSSSHMDDSLSGESDVDTASTVSQVSSKNAPVNSASKKRPAISSLQKEKSSSSPAIQQKGRQLTARERLSEKRQSQTTPNVSSKSDAEKRFQMRRSTGNCGSLDLSEGQQSPGTHWTESTSSDHETSRPSNRSKKLITPLQKEDNDKTAKTVTQQVLTRSNSLSAPRPTRASMLRRARLGEASDNEGAETDRGSQNSDNITAPPKLSAEGKKMSRLDILAMPRKRTGSFTAPSDNEISSTGRSAFSNRNSESASTTRKVLVSDARQAASRRGGAPGKQTLTHTRSSGAKYPSTGSRRRQKESDFSSSEEEYEMNAAASKAKRLSHHSASAQTPRGQRTAATRSKSVSLETEEDEDQNEVDPYQNWSTHSAEIAKLSQDLAKDLAILAKEIHDVAGDGDSPSSGMGTTTSPSSLPNTPASTISAREETASYPFLHGVQPSQLVHHIPEASLNYQKVPPGSSVVSDLDANMNEPEPDSKQRRPWNREEVILDNLMLNPVSQLSQAIRENTEQLAEKMKVLFQNKAEVWEEIEAKINAENEVPILKTSNKEITSILKELRRVQRQLEVINTIVEPGGNLQTVAVGMSSLGTSPIGQTRPSSKEKKPASKPRSSPHTSNSNESTKRPPPGPSGAHYKA; translated from the exons ATGAGTGTGACTTCCTGGTTCCTGGTGAGCAGCTCAGGCACTCGACACCGCCTCCCTAAGGAGATGATCTTTGTGGGCCGAGAGGACTGTGAGCTCATGCTGCAg TCACGCAGTGTTGACAAACAACATGCTGTCATCAACTACAACACAACCACTGACGAACATCTGGTCAAAGACCTGGGCAGCCTGAACGgg aCATTTGTAAACGACCTGAGGATTCCTGATCAGACCTACATCAGCCTGAAGGTGTCTGACATTGTTCGCTTTGGATATGAT TCTCATGTCTACGTCCTGGAGAAAAGTCAACACAAAGTCCCAGAGGAGGCTCTGaag catGAGAAGTACAGCAGCCAGTTACAGATGAGTGTGAAGgttttagatgaaacaaaaactgaacaGGACGATCAGATGAGAGCAGAAAAAACCCAGAGCGGCAAAACACAAG ATGCTCCCGGGTGTCGACCCACTCCTCTGTACGGACAGCCGTCCTGGTGGGGAGAAGAGGATTATGGGAGTAAAGTTCAGCACAGCGATGAGCCACATCCAG TGCAGAAAGATGTTCTGTctgtggatccagatttttCTGGACCTCTGTCAAATTCTCAACCAAAGATGTTCCCCTCATACCACCGGGAACCAAGCTACTTCGAGATCCCCACCAAGGACTTCCAGCATCCCCGAACCTCAGGGGTGGAGCTCCATGAAATCCCCACCAAGGACACAGATATACCCCcagcccctccctcccctccctcccagACCCCGCCAGTTGTTCAGAGCCACGCTTCCTTCACCATTGAATTCGACGACTGCAGGCCAggaaaaatcaaaatcaaagacCATGTCACTAAGTTCTCCACCCGCCAGAGGAAGCAGCAGGCTCCGCCCTCCAAGACGACCATCACAGCCACACCTGCCGAGGTGATGTCAGCAGAGAGCAAGGTGGCTGATTGGCTGGTCCACAGTGATGTCAGCATGATGAGGAGACGTCCAACATTTGAAGACGTTTTCAGCACAAAGAGCGACCTCGCCATGAACATCAAGACCCTCAGAG GTCACCATCATGAGGATGGAACCCAGAGCGACTCAGAAGACCCAGTTCTCAAAGGAAGGAGTAAATCCCACCACtctgtccaatcagagcagtCTGAGGTATTGCAGCACGCTGTCCAATCAAGTCAGTCTATCTACTGTCAACCGCCTACTCCTACACAGAAGCTCCACCAGCCACTGCAGTACTCTCCGACCAGTACGGCCCCAGCCTCACCTGTGGCCCCAGAGCGGCCCCTGTCCCAGAGCCCTACTCAAGGTCCATCCCCCACCACCGAGATACAAAAGCAGGGCCCCCCTGAGCACCTTACCCAGCAGGCCTTCATCATTGAGTTCTTCGATGACAACCCACGCAAAAAACGCTCACAGTCCTTCACGCACAACCCTGCCCACACAGACTCGTACTCTGCCCTGAAGGCCAAGATGGAGCGGCGCAAAGGCAGCGAGAGGCCGGCATCAGTGCATGGCCACATCCCCCCCACCCAGCAGATGACAGTTCCTCTGAAGGGGCAGAGCCACGGTGGACCCCAGAGGTCGAGCTCTctaaagagagagaagacagaggggGAGGTGGCCTCATTGAATTCCTCTTCTCGCTCTTCCCCAGGCATCGTCATCAGACCCTTTGGCAGCGTCGGGAAGAAATCCAAGCTTGCCCAGGAGTTTGCCACTGAATTCCTGAAGGATTCCAGTCAGCAGGACTCTTCTCCAACAAGGGACAAGATGTCACCTCCACCCATGTCTGCGCCGCCAGTGATGGTGTCACCTCCTCATGTAAGGATTCCCTCTCCACAAGAACCTACAGCACCATCCTCTGTCTCCTACCCCTCGTCCCCCTTACAGCCTCCAGCCATTTTACAGTCCTCCACCCCCACTAATGCTGGACAGACTGCCTCTCCTGTGCGCTCCTCTGGACCTCACATGTCCTCAATGCTCCCTCATGGCGTCCGTGCAGGAGACATAAAAGGTTCCCAGAGGATGGTGAGGAATGAGGAGGATGACAGTCTGAGTGATGCCGGAACCTACACCATCGAGACAGAGTCACAGGacaaggaggtggaggaggctcgCAACATGATCGATCAG GTGTTTGGTGTCCTCGACTCTCCAGAGTACAGTGGTGTGAACACAGGAGTGTATAGACCTGTAATAAATGATGGCAAGGATGAACAAGCTAACCTGCCTAGTGATGGTAGCACTGTGGACCTGTTGCATGGCTTTATCCCAGCTGCAATCAGTGGCCCCCCAACAGGCCCCATACAG GTTCCAGCTGCTCATGTACAAGGTCTGGAAGGACCTAAGTGGGTTTCCCGCTGGGCCAGTCTGGCAGATAGCTATGCTGAACCTGGTTCCACTCCACCTCAAGGGGAAAGTCTAGAAG CTTTACGCTTCATGAGCAGCTCAATGGGAACTTACAGCCACGACAACTCTGAGTCGGAATCAAGCCACAGCTCCAGGATCAGAAGGCTGCTGCCCCAGGTGCCTCCAGAGAAGCTGGATAGTGTCGCCCCGAGTATCTTGATTGGTCATGAATCTTACCAAGGCGAAGAACCTCTGGACAGAGTGTCTGGTCCTCCCCACCGACAAGATTCCACCCAGCATCTGTCTGTTAAGGATGACGTAGACCCAGATAGCCTGAGCGATGCCAGCCGCTCAGATGATGGACCAGTTCTGGAAAGGACAAAGAGGAATCAAGTCAGATCTGGAGCTATGTCACCAGGGGTCACTGGTCCTCAGGTTAGAGGTCAGGAGAGAGTGTCTCCATCCAACAAATCCACGTCCTTCTACATTGGTTCTGAAGACCATCCAGGCAAACCTGACCAGGCCCAGAGCCCAGTACAGTCTGAGAGGACGCGAGAGCCCCCAGCAAAAACTCCCCCTACCACAGTCCTGATACGACACCTGAGTGGACATGAACCCAGGAGGACAGGTGTTAAACCCAACAGCTCTGCTCCAAACCTCCAAATACAGGACAGGGATTCTGTCCCAACTAAAGACAATTGCATGTCATCATTTGTCCGGCAGGAGAGCTTTACCAAAGAGCGGCCCAGTGACACTGTCCAGATGAAAAAACTTCCCCATATTTCCAGCCACCCATCCATCAGAGACATGGAGCAAAGGAGGGAGAACATCGAGGAAGCACAGTTGTTCCTTCAGGAGGCTGAGGGAACTTTGTCTTCTCTGGACACCAGGTTCCCCTCGTCAGGTTTTGGTCGCAGCTCAAAGAAAGGGGGTTCCTCCAGCCACATGGATGACTCCCTGTCTGGTGAGTCAGATGTGGACACTGCAAGCACTGTCAGCCAAGTAAGTAGCAAAAACGCTCCGGTCAACTCAGCTTCTAAAAAGCGTCCCGCCATTAGCAGCCTTCAGAAGGAGAAGTCATCTTCCAGCCCAGCCATCCAACAAAAGGGACGGCAGCTCACTGCCCGTGAACGACTTTCTGAGAAACGCCAAAGCCAGACGACTCCTAATGTATCAAGTAAGAGTGATGCAGAAAAGCGCTTTCAAATGCGTCGCAGTACAGGGAACTGTGGCTCTCTGGATCTTTCTGAGGGCCAGCAGAGTCCTGGTACACACTGGACTGAAAGTACGTCATCTGACCATGAAACTTCTCGTCCATCCAACCGTAGCAAGAAACTAATCACCCCTCTTCAGAAAGAGGACAATGACAAAACGGCCAAGACAGTGACTCAGCAGGTCCTGACACGTTCCAACAGCTTGTCAGCACCACGGCCGACCCGAGCCTCCATGCTCCGCCGAGCACGACTGGGCGAGGCTTCAGACAACGAAGGTGCTGAGACTGACCGGGGATCACAGAATTCTGACAATATCACTGCACCACCCAAACTCTCTGCCGAAGGGAAGAAGATGTCCAGACTGGACATCTTGGCAATGCCCCGGAAGAGGACTGGCTCCTTCACAGCTCCCAGCGACAATGAAATATCCTCCACAGGACGGTCTGCTTTCTCCAACCGCAACTCCGAGTCTGCTTCCACCACCAGGAAGGTATTGGTGAGCGACGCTCGGCAGGCAGCCAGCAGACGAGGTGGAGCTCCTGGGAAGCAAACATTGACCCACACCCGGTCCAGTGGAGCAAAGTATCCCAGTACTG GTTCCCGTCGCAGACAGAAGGAATCAGACTTCTCATCCTCTGAGGAAGAATATGAAATGAATGCTGCAGCTTCGAAAGCCAAACGCTTGTCCCATCACTCCGCCTCTGCCCAGACTCCCCGCGGCCAGCGCACAGCCGCCACTCGATCCAAATCTGTTTCATTGGAaacagaagaggatgaagaccAGAACGAGGTCGACCCTTACcagaactggtccacgcacagCGCAGAGATTGCCAA GCTCAGTCAGGACCTGGCTAAAGACCTCGCCATCCTGGCGAAGGAAATCCATGATGTCGCCGGGGACGGAGACTCGCCGAGTTCGGGCATGGGCACCACCACCTCGCCCAGCTCACTGCCGAATACACCAGCCTCCACCATCTCTGCCAGAGAGGAG ACTGCATCTTACCCATTCTTACATGGGGTTCAACCATCTCAG CTGGTCCATCATATCCCTGAGGCCAGTTTAAACTACCAGAAGGTTCCTCCAGGTTCTTCTGTCGTCTCCGACCTGGACGCGAACATGAATGAGCCGGAGCCTGATTCTAAACAGCGACGTCCGTGGAACCGTGAAGAG GTGATTCTGGACAATCTGATGCTGAATCCAGTGTCTCAGCTTTCTCAGGCCATCCGCgagaacacagagcagctggcTGAAAAAATGAA GGTTTTGTTCCAGAACAAGGCTGAAGTCTGGGAGGAGATCGAGGCCAAGATCAACGCTGAGAACGAAGTGCCCATCCTAAAAACCTCCAACAAG GAAATTACCTCCATTTTGAAAGAGC
- the cep170bb gene encoding centrosomal protein of 170 kDa protein B isoform X6, whose translation MSVTSWFLVSSSGTRHRLPKEMIFVGREDCELMLQSRSVDKQHAVINYNTTTDEHLVKDLGSLNGTFVNDLRIPDQTYISLKVSDIVRFGYDSHVYVLEKSQHKVPEEALKHEKYSSQLQMSVKVLDETKTEQDDQMRAEKTQSGKTQDAPGCRPTPLYGQPSWWGEEDYGSKVQHSDEPHPEVQKDVLSVDPDFSGPLSNSQPKMFPSYHREPSYFEIPTKDFQHPRTSGVELHEIPTKDTDIPPAPPSPPSQTPPVVQSHASFTIEFDDCRPGKIKIKDHVTKFSTRQRKQQAPPSKTTITATPAEVMSAESKVADWLVHSDVSMMRRRPTFEDVFSTKSDLAMNIKTLRGHHHEDGTQSDSEDPVLKGRSKSHHSVQSEQSEVLQHAVQSSQSIYCQPPTPTQKLHQPLQYSPTSTAPASPVAPERPLSQSPTQGPSPTTEIQKQGPPEHLTQQAFIIEFFDDNPRKKRSQSFTHNPAHTDSYSALKAKMERRKGSERPASVHGHIPPTQQMTVPLKGQSHGGPQRSSSLKREKTEGEVASLNSSSRSSPGIVIRPFGSVGKKSKLAQEFATEFLKDSSQQDSSPTRDKMSPPPMSAPPVMVSPPHVRIPSPQEPTAPSSVSYPSSPLQPPAILQSSTPTNAGQTASPVRSSGPHMSSMLPHGVRAGDIKGSQRMVRNEEDDSLSDAGTYTIETESQDKEVEEARNMIDQVFGVLDSPEYSGVNTGVYRPVINDGKDEQANLPSDGSTVDLLHGFIPAAISGPPTGPIQVPAAHVQGLEGPKWVSRWASLADSYAEPGSTPPQGESLEALRFMSSSMGTYSHDNSESESSHSSRIRRLLPQVPPEKLDSVAPSILIGHESYQGEEPLDRVSGPPHRQDSTQHLSVKDDVDPDSLSDASRSDDGPVLERTKRNQVRSGAMSPGVTGPQVRGQERVSPSNKSTSFYIGSEDHPGKPDQAQSPVQSERTREPPAKTPPTTVLIRHLSGHEPRRTGVKPNSSAPNLQIQDRDSVPTKDNCMSSFVRQESFTKERPSDTVQMKKLPHISSHPSIRDMEQRRENIEEAQLFLQEAEGTLSSLDTRFPSSGFGRSSKKGGSSSHMDDSLSGESDVDTASTVSQVSSKNAPVNSASKKRPAISSLQKEKSSSSPAIQQKGRQLTARERLSEKRQSQTTPNVSSKSDAEKRFQMRRSTGNCGSLDLSEGQQSPGTHWTESTSSDHETSRPSNRSKKLITPLQKEDNDKTAKTVTQQVLTRSNSLSAPRPTRASMLRRARLGEASDNEGAETDRGSQNSDNITAPPKLSAEGKKMSRLDILAMPRKRTGSFTAPSDNEISSTGRSAFSNRNSESASTTRKVLVSDARQAASRRGGAPGKQTLTHTRSSGAKYPSTGSRRRQKESDFSSSEEEYEMNAAASKAKRLSHHSASAQTPRGQRTAATRSKSVSLETEEDEDQNEVDPYQNWSTHSAEIAKLSQDLAKDLAILAKEIHDVAGDGDSPSSGMGTTTSPSSLPNTPASTISAREETASYPFLHGVQPSQLVHHIPEASLNYQKVPPGSSVVSDLDANMNEPEPDSKQRRPWNREEVLCVRTNV comes from the exons ATGAGTGTGACTTCCTGGTTCCTGGTGAGCAGCTCAGGCACTCGACACCGCCTCCCTAAGGAGATGATCTTTGTGGGCCGAGAGGACTGTGAGCTCATGCTGCAg TCACGCAGTGTTGACAAACAACATGCTGTCATCAACTACAACACAACCACTGACGAACATCTGGTCAAAGACCTGGGCAGCCTGAACGgg aCATTTGTAAACGACCTGAGGATTCCTGATCAGACCTACATCAGCCTGAAGGTGTCTGACATTGTTCGCTTTGGATATGAT TCTCATGTCTACGTCCTGGAGAAAAGTCAACACAAAGTCCCAGAGGAGGCTCTGaag catGAGAAGTACAGCAGCCAGTTACAGATGAGTGTGAAGgttttagatgaaacaaaaactgaacaGGACGATCAGATGAGAGCAGAAAAAACCCAGAGCGGCAAAACACAAG ATGCTCCCGGGTGTCGACCCACTCCTCTGTACGGACAGCCGTCCTGGTGGGGAGAAGAGGATTATGGGAGTAAAGTTCAGCACAGCGATGAGCCACATCCAG AAGTGCAGAAAGATGTTCTGTctgtggatccagatttttCTGGACCTCTGTCAAATTCTCAACCAAAGATGTTCCCCTCATACCACCGGGAACCAAGCTACTTCGAGATCCCCACCAAGGACTTCCAGCATCCCCGAACCTCAGGGGTGGAGCTCCATGAAATCCCCACCAAGGACACAGATATACCCCcagcccctccctcccctccctcccagACCCCGCCAGTTGTTCAGAGCCACGCTTCCTTCACCATTGAATTCGACGACTGCAGGCCAggaaaaatcaaaatcaaagacCATGTCACTAAGTTCTCCACCCGCCAGAGGAAGCAGCAGGCTCCGCCCTCCAAGACGACCATCACAGCCACACCTGCCGAGGTGATGTCAGCAGAGAGCAAGGTGGCTGATTGGCTGGTCCACAGTGATGTCAGCATGATGAGGAGACGTCCAACATTTGAAGACGTTTTCAGCACAAAGAGCGACCTCGCCATGAACATCAAGACCCTCAGAG GTCACCATCATGAGGATGGAACCCAGAGCGACTCAGAAGACCCAGTTCTCAAAGGAAGGAGTAAATCCCACCACtctgtccaatcagagcagtCTGAGGTATTGCAGCACGCTGTCCAATCAAGTCAGTCTATCTACTGTCAACCGCCTACTCCTACACAGAAGCTCCACCAGCCACTGCAGTACTCTCCGACCAGTACGGCCCCAGCCTCACCTGTGGCCCCAGAGCGGCCCCTGTCCCAGAGCCCTACTCAAGGTCCATCCCCCACCACCGAGATACAAAAGCAGGGCCCCCCTGAGCACCTTACCCAGCAGGCCTTCATCATTGAGTTCTTCGATGACAACCCACGCAAAAAACGCTCACAGTCCTTCACGCACAACCCTGCCCACACAGACTCGTACTCTGCCCTGAAGGCCAAGATGGAGCGGCGCAAAGGCAGCGAGAGGCCGGCATCAGTGCATGGCCACATCCCCCCCACCCAGCAGATGACAGTTCCTCTGAAGGGGCAGAGCCACGGTGGACCCCAGAGGTCGAGCTCTctaaagagagagaagacagaggggGAGGTGGCCTCATTGAATTCCTCTTCTCGCTCTTCCCCAGGCATCGTCATCAGACCCTTTGGCAGCGTCGGGAAGAAATCCAAGCTTGCCCAGGAGTTTGCCACTGAATTCCTGAAGGATTCCAGTCAGCAGGACTCTTCTCCAACAAGGGACAAGATGTCACCTCCACCCATGTCTGCGCCGCCAGTGATGGTGTCACCTCCTCATGTAAGGATTCCCTCTCCACAAGAACCTACAGCACCATCCTCTGTCTCCTACCCCTCGTCCCCCTTACAGCCTCCAGCCATTTTACAGTCCTCCACCCCCACTAATGCTGGACAGACTGCCTCTCCTGTGCGCTCCTCTGGACCTCACATGTCCTCAATGCTCCCTCATGGCGTCCGTGCAGGAGACATAAAAGGTTCCCAGAGGATGGTGAGGAATGAGGAGGATGACAGTCTGAGTGATGCCGGAACCTACACCATCGAGACAGAGTCACAGGacaaggaggtggaggaggctcgCAACATGATCGATCAG GTGTTTGGTGTCCTCGACTCTCCAGAGTACAGTGGTGTGAACACAGGAGTGTATAGACCTGTAATAAATGATGGCAAGGATGAACAAGCTAACCTGCCTAGTGATGGTAGCACTGTGGACCTGTTGCATGGCTTTATCCCAGCTGCAATCAGTGGCCCCCCAACAGGCCCCATACAG GTTCCAGCTGCTCATGTACAAGGTCTGGAAGGACCTAAGTGGGTTTCCCGCTGGGCCAGTCTGGCAGATAGCTATGCTGAACCTGGTTCCACTCCACCTCAAGGGGAAAGTCTAGAAG CTTTACGCTTCATGAGCAGCTCAATGGGAACTTACAGCCACGACAACTCTGAGTCGGAATCAAGCCACAGCTCCAGGATCAGAAGGCTGCTGCCCCAGGTGCCTCCAGAGAAGCTGGATAGTGTCGCCCCGAGTATCTTGATTGGTCATGAATCTTACCAAGGCGAAGAACCTCTGGACAGAGTGTCTGGTCCTCCCCACCGACAAGATTCCACCCAGCATCTGTCTGTTAAGGATGACGTAGACCCAGATAGCCTGAGCGATGCCAGCCGCTCAGATGATGGACCAGTTCTGGAAAGGACAAAGAGGAATCAAGTCAGATCTGGAGCTATGTCACCAGGGGTCACTGGTCCTCAGGTTAGAGGTCAGGAGAGAGTGTCTCCATCCAACAAATCCACGTCCTTCTACATTGGTTCTGAAGACCATCCAGGCAAACCTGACCAGGCCCAGAGCCCAGTACAGTCTGAGAGGACGCGAGAGCCCCCAGCAAAAACTCCCCCTACCACAGTCCTGATACGACACCTGAGTGGACATGAACCCAGGAGGACAGGTGTTAAACCCAACAGCTCTGCTCCAAACCTCCAAATACAGGACAGGGATTCTGTCCCAACTAAAGACAATTGCATGTCATCATTTGTCCGGCAGGAGAGCTTTACCAAAGAGCGGCCCAGTGACACTGTCCAGATGAAAAAACTTCCCCATATTTCCAGCCACCCATCCATCAGAGACATGGAGCAAAGGAGGGAGAACATCGAGGAAGCACAGTTGTTCCTTCAGGAGGCTGAGGGAACTTTGTCTTCTCTGGACACCAGGTTCCCCTCGTCAGGTTTTGGTCGCAGCTCAAAGAAAGGGGGTTCCTCCAGCCACATGGATGACTCCCTGTCTGGTGAGTCAGATGTGGACACTGCAAGCACTGTCAGCCAAGTAAGTAGCAAAAACGCTCCGGTCAACTCAGCTTCTAAAAAGCGTCCCGCCATTAGCAGCCTTCAGAAGGAGAAGTCATCTTCCAGCCCAGCCATCCAACAAAAGGGACGGCAGCTCACTGCCCGTGAACGACTTTCTGAGAAACGCCAAAGCCAGACGACTCCTAATGTATCAAGTAAGAGTGATGCAGAAAAGCGCTTTCAAATGCGTCGCAGTACAGGGAACTGTGGCTCTCTGGATCTTTCTGAGGGCCAGCAGAGTCCTGGTACACACTGGACTGAAAGTACGTCATCTGACCATGAAACTTCTCGTCCATCCAACCGTAGCAAGAAACTAATCACCCCTCTTCAGAAAGAGGACAATGACAAAACGGCCAAGACAGTGACTCAGCAGGTCCTGACACGTTCCAACAGCTTGTCAGCACCACGGCCGACCCGAGCCTCCATGCTCCGCCGAGCACGACTGGGCGAGGCTTCAGACAACGAAGGTGCTGAGACTGACCGGGGATCACAGAATTCTGACAATATCACTGCACCACCCAAACTCTCTGCCGAAGGGAAGAAGATGTCCAGACTGGACATCTTGGCAATGCCCCGGAAGAGGACTGGCTCCTTCACAGCTCCCAGCGACAATGAAATATCCTCCACAGGACGGTCTGCTTTCTCCAACCGCAACTCCGAGTCTGCTTCCACCACCAGGAAGGTATTGGTGAGCGACGCTCGGCAGGCAGCCAGCAGACGAGGTGGAGCTCCTGGGAAGCAAACATTGACCCACACCCGGTCCAGTGGAGCAAAGTATCCCAGTACTG GTTCCCGTCGCAGACAGAAGGAATCAGACTTCTCATCCTCTGAGGAAGAATATGAAATGAATGCTGCAGCTTCGAAAGCCAAACGCTTGTCCCATCACTCCGCCTCTGCCCAGACTCCCCGCGGCCAGCGCACAGCCGCCACTCGATCCAAATCTGTTTCATTGGAaacagaagaggatgaagaccAGAACGAGGTCGACCCTTACcagaactggtccacgcacagCGCAGAGATTGCCAA GCTCAGTCAGGACCTGGCTAAAGACCTCGCCATCCTGGCGAAGGAAATCCATGATGTCGCCGGGGACGGAGACTCGCCGAGTTCGGGCATGGGCACCACCACCTCGCCCAGCTCACTGCCGAATACACCAGCCTCCACCATCTCTGCCAGAGAGGAG ACTGCATCTTACCCATTCTTACATGGGGTTCAACCATCTCAG CTGGTCCATCATATCCCTGAGGCCAGTTTAAACTACCAGAAGGTTCCTCCAGGTTCTTCTGTCGTCTCCGACCTGGACGCGAACATGAATGAGCCGGAGCCTGATTCTAAACAGCGACGTCCGTGGAACCGTGAAGAG gttctgtgtgtgagaacaaatgtctga